DNA sequence from the Gordonia polyisoprenivorans genome:
CACCCGCTCGATGCGACTGCTCGCCGACACCGTCTGCGAGCTCGACCACCCGTCCACAGCCCCACACACTGCAGAGGAAGGAGCCTGATGGAACCCGCCATCAACGGTCACGGAGGTTCAGGCCTCAACAATTCGGGTCGCGGCGACTCGGTTGTCGGCCTGATCCAGGGCGTGGTCCACCGCCCGGACGGCGGCCCGATCGCCGAAGCCACCGTCACCGTCATCGATCCCGGCGGCAGCCAAGCCGCCCGTACCATCGCCGGTGCCGACGGCACCTTCGGTGTGCGGGTCGCCGGCGCCGGCCACTACGTGCTCGCCGTCTCTGCGGCCGGCCACGAGCCGGCCGCAGTCACCGTCACCGTGGGGACCGCCCCGGTCGACACCGAGATCATCCTCGCGTCGATGGGGACCCTCGCGGGCATCGTGACCACCTCGGCCACCGGCGAGCCGGTCGCCCGCGCGACCATCGCCATCGCCGACCGCACCGGTCAGATCGTGGCGACCACGGTCACCGACGGCGCCGGCCACTGGCAGATCGGCGGGCTCGGCGACGACACCCTCACCGTCATCGTCACCGCTGCAGGCTGCGATCCGGTCGCCGAGACAGTCCACCTCGCCGACGGCGAGATCACCACCGTGCTGCGCACCGCAGCCGAACTCACCGGCGTGATCACCGACGGCACCACCGGCGCCGGGACCCCCGTGGGGCACAGCCAGGTGGCACTGCTCAACGACGCCGGCGAGATGGCCGCGAGCACCCTCACCGACGAGGTGGGCCGCTACCTGTTCGCCAACCTCACCCCGGGTGACTACACCGTCGTCGCCAACGGCTACGCACCCGTGGCGGCCACCATCGACGTCGCGGCGGGTCGCGTCGCCAACCACGAATTCGTCTTGGGCGCAAGGGGGCAGGCATGAACGCCACCATCACCGCACGCGTCGTCAGTACCGCCGGACGGCCGGTTCGCGACGCCATCATGACGATCATGTCCGACGCCGGCGCGCAGCAGGCCGTCGCCCGCTCCGACGACAACGGCACCGCGATCGCCGACGACCTCGGCACCGGGACCTACACCGTGGTCGTCGCCGCCGAGGGCTACCAGCCGACCGCGCGGGTGGCCGTGGTGGCCGGCGCCGGGACGGTCAGTCTCGGCGAGATCACCGCGGTACGCGCAGGCGACGCACCCACCCCGAGTACCGGCCACTGGGAGATCGACCCGGGACACTCGTTGCTCGAGATCAGCGTGCGCCACTTCGGGATCTCCACCATCCGTGGACGTTTCACCGATTTCACCGGGCACATCGAGGTCCCCGAATCGGTCGAGCAGTCCTCGGTGTTCGCCGAGATCAAGACCGCCAGCATCGACACCGACAACCGGACGCGTGACGAGCACCTGCGTTCGGATTCGTTCTTCGATGTCGAGAGCTTCCCGGTCGCGACCTTCGCGGCCACCGGCGTCCGGCCGCGTGGTGACGAGACCTGGACCCTGGCCGGCACTCTGACGCTGCGCGGGCATGCGGTTCCGGTCGAGTTGGAACTGAGTTATCAGGGCGAGGTCGACGATCCCTGGGGTGGCCGTCGTGCCGCCTTCGGTGCGACGGGGACGTTGCACCGCAACGACTTCGGCATCAGCTTCGACGACACACTCATCAGCGGTGTGGCCCAGATCGGCGGCACCGCACGGATTTCCCTCGAGGTGGAGGCGGTCCGGACCGACGGATGACTCCGTCACCCCAGTTGTTCGCGGACACGGTCAGCGCCGACCGCACAGAATTGACATATTGATCTGAAAGGCAGGACATGTCGAATACCGCAGTCGCCGAGACCGGCGCCGCTGCCGGACCGCCACGCCGGTCCCGGCAGCGCTCGCTGGAGGAGCTCGGTCCTCACTACAAGTGGATTGCGTTGTCCAACACCACGTTGGGCATGCTCATCGCCACCATCAACTCCTCGATCGTGCTCATCGCACTGCCCGATATCTTCAAGGGCATCAACGTCAACCCCCTCGACAGCAGCAACACCAGCTATCTGCTGTGGATGATGATGGGCTTCCTCGTCGTCACCGCCGTCCTCGTGGTCAGCTTCGGCCGCCTCGGCGACATGTTCGGCCGAGCGCGCATGTACAACATGGGCTTCGCCATCTTCACCGTCTCGTCGATCTTCTTGGCGATCACCTGGTTCGACGGCAGTGAGGCAGCGATCTGGCTGATCTTCTGGCGCATCGTCCAGGGCGTCGGTGGCGCCTTCCTGATGGCCAACTCCTCGGCCATCCTGACCGACGCCTTCCCCGCCAACCAGCGCGGTCTGGCCATGGGCATCAACGGTGTCGCCGCCATCGCCGGCTCGTTCCTCGGCCTGCTCATCGGCGGCATCCTCGCCCCGATCCAGTGGCACTACATCTTCCTCGTGTCGGTGCCCTTCGGCGTCATCGGCACCATCTGGGCGTATCTGAAGCTGCACGATCTCGGTGAGCGCAAGCACGCCAAGATGGACTGGTGGGGCAACATCACCTTCGCCGTCGGCCTGATCGCGATCCTGATCGCCATCACCTACGGCATCCAGCCCTACGGAACCCACGCCATGGGCTGGACCAACCCCTGGGTGTTGACCGGGTTGATCGGCGGCGTCATCGTGTTGGCCGCGTTCGTGTTCATCGAAACCAAGGTCGACAGCCCACTGTTCGAACTGAGCCTGTTCAAGAACCGGTCGTTCACCTTCGGTAACCTCGCCAACCTCGCCGGTTCCATCGGCCGTGGCGGTTTGCAGTTCATCCTGATCATCTGGCTGCAGGGCATCTGGTTGCCGCAGCATGGATACGACTACTCGCGTACCCCGCTGTGGGCCGGTATCTACATGATCCCGATGACCATCGGCTTCCTCATCAGCGCACCGGTCTCCGGAGCACTCTCGGACAAACTCGGCACCAAATGGTTCACCACCATGGGCATGCTCATCACCGCAGGCACCTTCGGCGCGCTCATCGCGATGCCGGTGAACTTCACCTACTGGGTGTTCGCCCTCGTGCTCCTCATCAACGGCATCGGCATGGGCCTGTTCGCCTCCCCCAACCGCGCCGAAGTCATGAACTCCCTACCCATCACCTCCCGCGGCTCCGGCGCCGGCATGATGACCACCTTCCAGAACGCCGCCATGGTCCTGTCGATCGGCCTGTTCTTCTCGTTGATGATCGCCGGGCTCTCCACCCACCTACCCGACGCCATGTACTCGGGTCTGACGGCCAACGGCATGCCCGCACCCGCCGCCGACGGGATCGCCCACATCCCCACCGTCGGTATCCTGTTCGCCGCATTCCTCGGCTACAACCCGATCCGTGAAGTCGCCGGCCAAGCACTCCAAGGACTCCCACAGTCCAGCGTCGATCACCTCACCGGCCTCAACTTCTTCCCCCACCTGATCAGCGACCCGTTCTCCGACGGCCTCACCGCGGCATTCACCTTCGCACTCATCTGCTGCGTCCTCGGTGCCATCGCCTCGCTGTTCACCGGCTCGAAGAAGAAGCCGGCGACCCCGGAGACCCTGGGCGCGGAGTTGGCCGCGGTGGCCGGTGATGTCGGCTTCGGCACACCGTCCGAACTGGTCACCGAGGAGGAGTCGACTCGCCCGATGGCTGCTCCGCGGCATCTGTTGACCTCGGCCGGCGAGGCCGGGGCGCAACCGGTGCGACCGCGAATCGCAGGGTTGATCACCTCGGGCGGCGGATCGCCGGTCACCGACGCGGCGATCACCGTCACCGATCTGCGTGGCCATCAGGTCGGCGCGACCGCGGTTCACCCGGACGGGTCGTATGCGGTGACCGATCTGGTCGACGGCACCTACACGGTGATCGCGACGGCTCCCGGGCTCTCGCCGCGGGCGCTGGCGGTCTCGGTGGTCGCGGATCTGGTCTTCCGGCGTGACTTCGCCCTCGGTGGCGGCGCGTCGCTGCGGGGTTGGGTCCGTGACGCGCATCGTCCGCTGCCCGCGAATCTGGTTGTCACCGACCAGTCGGGTGCGGTCATCGCCAACGCGCAGGCCGATTCGGACGGTCGGTTCACCGTCACCGGTCTGTCGGCCGGTGACACCCTCGCGGTAACGGCCTCGGCACCGGGCTATGCGCCGTCGAGCCAGCTGATCACCGTCGAAACCGGTTCTGCCGCAGAGGCCGAGATCGTGTTGTCGGCCACCGGTGGCGTCCAGGGCACGGTCCGGACCGTCGACGGCACCCCGTTGGTCGGGGCGACCGTGTCGGCGATCGGGCCGGATCAGACGATCGTCGCGTCGGTGACCACCGACACCGACGGCCGTTACCGGATCGAGGGACTCACCGACGCCCAATTCACGTTGGTCGCCAACATGTATGAGCCGACCGCGGTGCAGGCCCGCGTCGTGACCGGCGAGCGCACCACCGTCGACATCGGCCTCGGCGTCGACCGCCCGACGGTGCGGTGAGCACCCCCGTGACGTAACCGACGTCCTTCACCAGCGACTGCGCGGTGTGCCCCCAGGGGCACACCGCGCAGTCGCTTTGTGGATCGTCTGCGGGGCAGTCCTTCTCAGCTCGCGCTCCACCCGCCGTCCATCGGATAGGACGCGCCGGTGACCATCGCCGCGTTCTCCGAGGCCAGCCACACCACCAGGGAGGCCACCATGTCCGGGGTGGTCATCGTCTTGATGGCACTCTCGGCGAGCAGGACGTTCTCGACCACTTCGGTCTCCGACATCTGATGCACGCGTGCCTGATCGGCGATCTGCCGGTCGACGAGATCGGTGTGCACATAGCCGGGATTGACGCAATTGCTGGTGACGCCGTACGCGGCGCCCTCGAGTGCGGCCACCTTCGACAGTCCCTCTAGTGCATGCTTGGCCGAGACGTAGGCCGACTTGTACGCCGATGCCCGCAGCCCGTGCACCGACGAGATGTTGATGATCCGGCCGAAACCGTTGCTATACATGGCCGGTAGCACCGCGCGCATCAGCAGGAACGGTGCCTCCACCATCAGCCGGTGCATCCGGCGGAAGGTGTCCGGCGCCATCTCCTGGATCGGCGCGACCGATTGGATACCGGCGTTGTTGACCAGGATGTCGACGTCGAGGGTGAGATCGTCGAGTTCGGCGGTGTCGGTCAGATCGACCGTCCACACCTCGCCGTCGAGGTCGGCGGCGACCTGCTTGGCGGCGATCCCGTCCACGTCGGCGATCGTCACCTGTGCCCCCGCGGCGGCGAGACCACGGGCGCAGGCGGCTCCGATTCCGTTGGCGGCACCGGTGATCAGCGCGCGACGGCCACTCAGATCGACTCCGGCGGCGCTCATGCGGTGACCTCCGTCCGCGCCCGCGGCGCACCGAGATTGTCCCGGGCGTCGGCGGCGTCAATGGATTCCAGTGATGCACAACGGGTTTCGCGGGCGAAGGCGACGGCGATCAAGGTGATCACCGAGGCGCCGGCCAGGTAGATCGCGATGGGTACCGAAGAATGGAAGCTGCTCAGCAGTTCGGCGGCGATGATCGGCGCCAACGATCCGGCGACGATCGAGGTCACCTGATAGCCCAGGGACACACCGGAATACCGCATCCGGGTGGTGAACATCTCGGCCATGATCGCCGGCTGACCGGCGTACATGAAGGCATGGAACACCAAGCCGATGATGATCGCCGACATGATCACCAGGTGATGACCGGTGTCCATCATCGGGAAGGCGAAGAATCCCCAGAAGGCGGTGGCGAACGCTCCGAGGGCATAGACGGGTCGGCGGCCGACGCGGTCGGAGAGCCGCCCCACCAACGGGATCACCGCGAAGTGCACGGCGTTGGCGACCAGCATCCACCACAGGATGAGTTCGGTGTCGGCGTGCACGACGACCTTCAGATACGTGATCGAGAAGGTCACGACGAGGTAGTACATGATGTTCTCGGCGAAACGCAGGCCCATCGCGGTCAGCACGCCGCGCGGGTAGAGCCGGATCACCTCGAGCACGCTGAACGAGGTGGCCTTGGCGTCCTCGATCTCCTCTTGTGCGCGAACGAAAATGGGGGCGTCGGTGACCTTGGTGCGCACGTAGTAGCCAACGAACACGATGATCGCCGACAGCCAGAACGCCACCCGCCAACCCCAGCCGAGGAAGGCCGCGTCGCTCAACGTCGAGGTCATGATCAGCAGCACCATCGTGGCCAGCAGGTTCCCGACGGGGACACCGGCCTGCGGCCACGACGCCCAGAAGCCGCGGCTGCGGTCGGGGCTGTGTTCGGCCACCAGCAGCACCGCGCCACCCCACTCACCGCCGACGGCGAATC
Encoded proteins:
- a CDS encoding 3-hydroxybutyrate dehydrogenase, with the protein product MSAAGVDLSGRRALITGAANGIGAACARGLAAAGAQVTIADVDGIAAKQVAADLDGEVWTVDLTDTAELDDLTLDVDILVNNAGIQSVAPIQEMAPDTFRRMHRLMVEAPFLLMRAVLPAMYSNGFGRIINISSVHGLRASAYKSAYVSAKHALEGLSKVAALEGAAYGVTSNCVNPGYVHTDLVDRQIADQARVHQMSETEVVENVLLAESAIKTMTTPDMVASLVVWLASENAAMVTGASYPMDGGWSAS
- a CDS encoding MFS transporter, with translation MSNTAVAETGAAAGPPRRSRQRSLEELGPHYKWIALSNTTLGMLIATINSSIVLIALPDIFKGINVNPLDSSNTSYLLWMMMGFLVVTAVLVVSFGRLGDMFGRARMYNMGFAIFTVSSIFLAITWFDGSEAAIWLIFWRIVQGVGGAFLMANSSAILTDAFPANQRGLAMGINGVAAIAGSFLGLLIGGILAPIQWHYIFLVSVPFGVIGTIWAYLKLHDLGERKHAKMDWWGNITFAVGLIAILIAITYGIQPYGTHAMGWTNPWVLTGLIGGVIVLAAFVFIETKVDSPLFELSLFKNRSFTFGNLANLAGSIGRGGLQFILIIWLQGIWLPQHGYDYSRTPLWAGIYMIPMTIGFLISAPVSGALSDKLGTKWFTTMGMLITAGTFGALIAMPVNFTYWVFALVLLINGIGMGLFASPNRAEVMNSLPITSRGSGAGMMTTFQNAAMVLSIGLFFSLMIAGLSTHLPDAMYSGLTANGMPAPAADGIAHIPTVGILFAAFLGYNPIREVAGQALQGLPQSSVDHLTGLNFFPHLISDPFSDGLTAAFTFALICCVLGAIASLFTGSKKKPATPETLGAELAAVAGDVGFGTPSELVTEEESTRPMAAPRHLLTSAGEAGAQPVRPRIAGLITSGGGSPVTDAAITVTDLRGHQVGATAVHPDGSYAVTDLVDGTYTVIATAPGLSPRALAVSVVADLVFRRDFALGGGASLRGWVRDAHRPLPANLVVTDQSGAVIANAQADSDGRFTVTGLSAGDTLAVTASAPGYAPSSQLITVETGSAAEAEIVLSATGGVQGTVRTVDGTPLVGATVSAIGPDQTIVASVTTDTDGRYRIEGLTDAQFTLVANMYEPTAVQARVVTGERTTVDIGLGVDRPTVR
- a CDS encoding MSCRAMM family protein; amino-acid sequence: MEPAINGHGGSGLNNSGRGDSVVGLIQGVVHRPDGGPIAEATVTVIDPGGSQAARTIAGADGTFGVRVAGAGHYVLAVSAAGHEPAAVTVTVGTAPVDTEIILASMGTLAGIVTTSATGEPVARATIAIADRTGQIVATTVTDGAGHWQIGGLGDDTLTVIVTAAGCDPVAETVHLADGEITTVLRTAAELTGVITDGTTGAGTPVGHSQVALLNDAGEMAASTLTDEVGRYLFANLTPGDYTVVANGYAPVAATIDVAAGRVANHEFVLGARGQA
- a CDS encoding YceI family protein; translated protein: MNATITARVVSTAGRPVRDAIMTIMSDAGAQQAVARSDDNGTAIADDLGTGTYTVVVAAEGYQPTARVAVVAGAGTVSLGEITAVRAGDAPTPSTGHWEIDPGHSLLEISVRHFGISTIRGRFTDFTGHIEVPESVEQSSVFAEIKTASIDTDNRTRDEHLRSDSFFDVESFPVATFAATGVRPRGDETWTLAGTLTLRGHAVPVELELSYQGEVDDPWGGRRAAFGATGTLHRNDFGISFDDTLISGVAQIGGTARISLEVEAVRTDG
- a CDS encoding MFS transporter, whose translation is MANREIADGPNPDAAQTYRPSGLRRVVAASMAGTVVEWYEFFLYGTAATLVFSKVFFPAGGNELDAIIAAFVTYAVGFVARPLGGVVFGHYGDKFGRKKLLQLSLVLVGVSTFLMGCLPTFGAIGYLAPVLLVVLRFVQGFAVGGEWGGAVLLVAEHSPDRSRGFWASWPQAGVPVGNLLATMVLLIMTSTLSDAAFLGWGWRVAFWLSAIIVFVGYYVRTKVTDAPIFVRAQEEIEDAKATSFSVLEVIRLYPRGVLTAMGLRFAENIMYYLVVTFSITYLKVVVHADTELILWWMLVANAVHFAVIPLVGRLSDRVGRRPVYALGAFATAFWGFFAFPMMDTGHHLVIMSAIIIGLVFHAFMYAGQPAIMAEMFTTRMRYSGVSLGYQVTSIVAGSLAPIIAAELLSSFHSSVPIAIYLAGASVITLIAVAFARETRCASLESIDAADARDNLGAPRARTEVTA